Genomic DNA from Gimesia aquarii:
GGTTTTTGAAATTAAAGAAATTGTCAAACAATCGGACAAAGACAAACTGAAAGTCGGCGATAAGATCGTTATCAATCGTCATCGTCCTGGTAAAAAAGGAAACTTGTTTTTACTACTCGGTACCAAAGGTACCAGCGTTGATTGGGGGGACCCGATTGAAGTGACAGAAACAAGCTTCCACTACATCTCACAAGCACCTCCTCCTGAGGAAAAGACATCCAAGCGTTTACGTTATTTCCTGAAGTTCCTGGAATATCCTGATCAGATGGTCGCAAACGATGCGTATGCAGAATTTGCCAATGCCCCTTATGAAGATATCACGCCTCTTGCGAAAGACATGCCACGGGAAAAAATTCGGAAATGGGTCGTTGATTCCAATACTCCCGTGACTCGCCTGGGGCTATATGGTCTGTTACTGGGGTTATGTGGACAGGAATCTGACGTCGCCTTTATGGAAAAGAAGATTAATGAACCGACTAAAGAGTTTCGACTGGGCATTGATGGTGTCATTTCTGGATATCTGCTACTGACTGGTGCAGATGGTTTGGACAAAATTGATGAAACCAAGTTTATCCCCAAGAAAGTTGCCTTTAGCGAAACTTACGCCGCCATGCAGGCACTACGTTTCATGTGGACTTACGCAGATGGCCGTATCAGTAAGGACCGCTTGCGTAAATCAATGCGTTTATTATTGGATCGTCCCGAATTGACAGATCTCGTTGTGGCTGATCTCGCACGCTGGGATGACTGGAGCGTCCTGGATCGCTTGATGGAAATGTATGGTACAGGAGATTATGACATCCCTTCTATTAAGCGTGCCATTGTGCGTTATCTGCTGGTCGCTTCCAAAGGCAAGAACAAAAAAGGAGGCGGAGCAGACCCGGCAACGGCGGAGAAAGCAAAGCTACTGCTTGACAAATTACGTAAAGAAGACCCCAAAACAGTCAAAAGTGCAGAACGCTTCTTTTTCTTCAAATAAGAAGAACAGGCATTTTGACATCTGGATTTTTTGTAGCCGCGTGAGGAACTAACGGTCACAAAACTTGTCTCAATCACCAGAAGGATCTGGAATGACTGGACGAAAACAACACATGAAAGTTCGCATTGGTATAGGACTGCTGAGTGCGCTACTCATATTTTCAAATGCAATCACGCTTCATGCATGCCCTTTCTGCTCTGGCCCCTCGCGAACATTGACTGAGCAACTCTCTGAATCTGAAATAACTGTTCTCGCGAAATGGATTGAAACAAAAAAAGGAACACTGGAAAGATCTGGTAATACGCTTTTTGAAATCAAAAAAGTTATTCGTCAGTCCTACAAGGACCATTTGGATGTAGGCGATCAAATCATCATCAATCGACATCGCTCCGGGAAAAGAAGTCAGTTGTTTTTATTACTGGGAACCAACGAGACCAGTATGAATTGGAAAAACCTGATTCCAATTACCGAAACCTGTTTTCAATACGTTTCTCAAGCTCCTCCCGCAAAAGAACAAACATCCAAACGCCTGCGGTATTTCCTGAAGTTTCTGGAACACTCAGATCCGATGATCGCCAATGATGCCTTTGCTGAATTTGCGAATGCTCCCTACGAAAAGATCACTCCTCTCGCCAAAGAGCTGCCGCGAAAAAAAATTCGAACATGGATTGTGAGTCCTGATACCCCTGTAGTCCGATTGGGGTTGTATGGCTTGTTACTGGGGCTGTGTGGACAGGAATCAGATATTGCATTTATGGAATCGAAGATCAATGAACCCGTTAAAAAAGTTCGATTTGGCATTGATGGCCTGATCTCAGGATACCTGCTACAGACCGGTGCAGATGGGTTAGACAAAATTGAACAAACCAAATTCATTTCCGAAACAGTTCCTTACTCTGAAACAAAAGCCGCGATACAAGCGTTGTATTTTATGTGGGCTTATGGAAATGAACGGATCAGCAAAGAACGATTGCGAAAGTCAATGAGACTGCTGCTGGATCGACCTGAGTTAACCGACCTGGTAATCGCGGATCTTGCACGCTGGAATGATTGGAGCGTACTGGATCGTCTAATGCAAATGTATCAAACAGAAGACTATAGTAACTCTTCGATCAAACGCGCCATTATAAGATATCTTTTGGTCGCCTCTAAAGGTAGAAACAAAAAAGGGATTGGTGCCGATCTCAATACTGCAGAAAAAGCAAAGCAGTTTATTAATAAACTGCGTAAAGAAGATCCAAAAACAGTCCAAAGCGCAGAACGCTTATTCATCGTTCGATAAGTAAGGATTAGAACGCATTTCGTTTTTTTGCCCTGCGAACAGTGTCAGTCAATCGAGCATTTCGCTAGAGTAGCAGTACTGGTAATTTCTTATTTTAACTGTATCTCTTTAGAAATATTTGATCATGCCTCGTACAATTTGTACTGCGAAAATGTGTGAATTTGGACCCCATTTTGAAATTCTTCAAGCCGGTGGATTTGAAGTAGCCACTGTCCCCTCCGAGGTTGATTTACGAAAAGAACCAGATAGAGTCGTTGAACAAGTAGAAAGCTTCGATGCCATCCTTGCCGGCGCAGAGATCTATTCTAGAGAAGTTCTGGAACAGCTTCCGGACTTAAAAGTGATTTCACGTTATGGGGTTGGCTTTGATGCCGTCGATTTACAAGCCGCTGATGACCTGGGAATTGCCGTCACAATTACACCCGGTGTGAACCATCATTCGGTCGCAGAACAGGCTTTTGCTCTATTAATGGGAGTGGCACGCTTGACCCGTTCACAAGACCGTGCTGTTCGTAGTGGAAAGTGGGAACGAGCTCTCACACCCCGTGTTTGGGGAAGTACCATCGGCATTGTGGGGCTGGGGCGTATCGGTCAGGCAGTCGCAACCCGTGCGATTGGCATGGGAATGAAGGTCCTCGCTTATGACCCTTTTCCCAATCAATCATTTGTGGCCGAACATCAGATCAAACTCGTTGATCTCAATGAATTACTGAAACAGTCAGATTACGTCACGTTACACCTGCCTGTAACATCAGAGACTATCGACATCATTAACAAAGAAACCCTGGCAAAAATGAAATCCGGTTCTGTCTTGATCAATACGGCGCGCGGGGGGCTAGTTGACGAGGAGGCCTTGATTGAAGCACTTCAGTCTGGTCACTTACGTGCCGCTGGTCTGGATGTTTTCAAAAAAGAACCTTTGCCCGTTGAAAGTCCGCTGATAAACTTAGAAAATGTGTTATTGAGTTGTCATATCGGCGGTCTGGACAAGGAATCTCACCGTGACGCGTATGCAATGGCAGCTCAGAACATTGTAAAATTATATCAGGGAGATTGGCCTGAAGAGTGCGTTGTGAATCTGAAAAACACAACCGGCTGGCAATGGCCAAAGTAATTTTATTGTCAAACTACGTATATTGATATCTTCAGTAGTAAGAAACTGGACACATTCATAATGACATCTCTTCATTCCAGTTTTCTCAAAATCAGTCCCCGTATTTCAGTTTTACCACTGATCCATGGTAGTGGCGATTACGCCATTGAAGTACGCCGTGTCATGTTGAACAATGAGTTTGATTGTCTGGCCGTTCCATTGCCTCCCTCGTTTCAAGCCAACGTCGAACGAGGTATCTCGTTTCTGCCAAGTATCACTGCTGTCTTACAAGAAGAACCTCCCATCTCTGGTTCTGCTCCCTGGGAAGAAGATGACGAGGAAGAGGAAGACGATATTCAGCGTGTCTGCAGCTATGTTCCCATCGATCCCTGTCAGGGAGTGATTGCCGCCCTCAGGCTTGCGATGATGGAACACATTGATCGCCATTTTATCGATTTAGAAACACAACGCTTTGAAAGTATTTCTGCTTCATTACCTGATCCCTATGCATTGAAGAAAGTTCCTATTGAAAAATTTTCCGCGGCAGTATTGCCAGCCCTGAATAAATTACCTGAAGGACAGCCTCTGGATCGCTGTAAGATGATGGCACATCGTTTACGCGAATTGGAGAAGAAATATAAATCGATTCTGCTGGTCTGCTCACTTCTGGATTGGCCCTGGATTCACGACGCCTACATCGAACAAATGCCACTGGAAGTCGAAGACGAAGAAGTCAACGAAACGAATATTTACACTGCAGATTCTGAAACCCTCTTATTTTTACTTGGTGAGCTCCCCTATATTACAGGTCTGTATGAAGCAGCCCGCTCCGAACTGAATGATGATGAGAATCTGTCAGTCGATGGCATCAAGGAACTGGCATTGACTGCTCGAGATCGTTATCGAATGGAATTGAAATCACGCGGTAGAAAAATCACCCCGAAAGTCCTTTCCGTCTATTTTCGTTATATACGCAATCTATCACTTATCGAACGACGTATGACGCCCGACCTATATACGCTGGTCAAAGCAGCCCAACAAGTCGCCGGCGATCAATTTGCCATTCAAATTGCAGAAACAGCGCGAGAATACCCATTCGTGCATTTGCTGCCATTTGATAAGATCAGTTTTGGAATTGAACAAGCTCAACTCCCGAATGGCACAATGTTTGAGTTGAGTAACCGCTTACCGGGTAACCCCATTTCCTGGAGAAATTGTGAACTGGCCCCAAAACCTCCTAAGCCAAAACAGGATGAGTGGGAGATGAGATGGGATCCATTTAAACAATGCAGTTGGCCACCGGAAGACGTCGCCATTGAAAAGTTTCGTACCAGTGTCAAAGATCATGCACTTTCTCTTCTGGGAGTGGATCTGGCACGAACCGAAAAGTTTACAACAAGCATGAAAGATGGACTTGATCTCCGCGAAACGCTAAGGAACTGGCATACCGGTGAGATCCATGTCAAAGTACTCCCTCCGAGTCGAGGGCGGCTTGATTGTGTGATTATGCTCTTCGACTCACCCGCAGATCCCCGAGACTATCCCTATCGACTTACCTGGCATGCTGAACACCAGGATGAATCGACACTGGCATTTTTTGCGACCGACCACCGTAAAGAAATGGTAGGACCTGGAATTGGTATGGCAACTTACGGCGGAGCACTCTTCCTGTTCCCTCCCCGGCCTGTCAGTGATATCTGGAATGACCTCCAGTTTGATTTTGTGGATACACTCGAGGAGCGTCTGCTGGTTGCCGCCTGCCATTATAGTGAAGAATCACATATTGCCCTGCTGAGTGAGGCGCCTCCGGGGATTGGCTGGCGACGCTTAGCAAAACGTTATCAGAAAAAATTGATTCATGTCCCACTGGGACGATTCAGTCAGGAAACCATCCAGCAACTCAGAATGTTCCATGTCCTTAATGGTCAGGAAATAAGAAGTTATGCAGCCCACTATATTCGAAAGGCGTGATTTGGTGCATACGGAATCTGTTATTCACAGTTGACCTACACCTATATTATTAGTTTTTTTAACAAATTGCCACATTGCTTATTTTTTCCGTGTTAATCACTTTGAGAAGCGTATAAAATACAAAGCTTGTTTTATGCTTAATCCTGCCTCGCTTTAACTCCCCTGCAATGGAGAACCAAAGATGTCTGATTCTGTCAACCGTCGTACTTTTCTAGGTCAAACTGCAGCAGCCTCTGCTGCGAGTTTCGCTGCCCCAGCACTTCTTTCAGCCGCGAATAAAGCCCCTAGCAAAAAAGTCACTATCGGTATCATGGGTATGCAACGTGGACTCGCTTTGGCGAAAACATTTGGTGCTCTGGACGGCGTCGAAATCAAGTATGTTTGCGATACTGATGATAACCGAGCGGCTAACGCAGCCAAGACTGTTGAGAAAGCGACCAAAAAAGCACCACAGCCAATCGCAGACTTCCGTAAAATTCTGGATGACAAAGCGGTTGATGCCCTGATCGTTGCGGCTCCCAACCACTGGCATTCACCAGCGACTATTCTAGGCTGCTCAGCAGGCAAGCACGTTTACGTTGAAAAACCTTGCAGTCATAATCCTAAAGAAGGTGAAATGATGGTTGAAGCCGCTCGCAAAAACAAACGTGCGGTCCAGATGGGAAGCCAGAGACGTAGTAGTGAATCGATTATGGAAGGGATTCAAAAAGTCAAAGAGGGGGTCATTGGCGATGTATACCTCGCACGCGCTTTCTACCAAAGTGCCCGCGGTTCGATTGGCACTGGTAAACCTGCTTCTGTTCCCGGTTATTTGAATTACGATCTCTGGCAGGGACCAGCCCCTCGTCAAAAATATATGGATAACGTCGTACACTATAATTGGCATTGGTTCTGGAATTATGGCAACGGTGAACTGGGAAATAATGGCGTGCATTCCCTGGATGTTTGTCGTTGGGGACTGGATGTAGATTATCCTACACGTGTTGTTTCGAGTGGCGGTCGATACGCCTACAACGATGATCAACAAACGCCAGACACACACGTCGTCGCTTACGAGTTTGACGGAGGTAAACAGATTACCTGGCAGGGAACTAGCTGTAATCGTCACAAGAATGAATTTGTCACTTTCTTCGGTAGTAAAGGGACATTGATTATTGGCGGCTCAGGCGGCTACAGAGTATTAGATGCCAAAGATAAAGAAGTCGAAAAAGTAGGCGGTGGGCAGGGCATGTCCGAGCATGCTCAAAACTTCATTGATGCCATACGTAACAATGAACCACTCAGTCTGAATGCCGAAATTGAGATCGGTCACAAAAGCACGTTGTTATGCCATATTGGAAATATTGCACATCGCACAGGTCGCACAATGACCTGTGATCCTTCGAATGGTCATATTCAAAACGATAAAGCCGCCATGGCACTATGGACGCGAGACTACGAACCAGGCTGGGAACCCAAAGTTTGATTCAGTTTGACTTTTGTGAAGCGAAAAATCGTAAATGAAGGGAGCCGGCAATGTGCCAGCTCCCTTTTGAGTCGTCAGCTCCAGCGATTAGATATCAACACCTTCAATTGAATCATTGTCGAAAGTATTTGGAAACGCTGTATATACTGCCCCTAGTTTGTGCTCTGAGTACCTTTGTACTGTTTTAGAGCTGATCAGCGATCTTCTTGGCGGCTGCCTGAATCTGCTTTTTGCCCTTCATGGCACCTAGTTTTTTTGCTTCTTCAGCCAATTTTGGTTTGCCCGCTTGTTCCAAGCTTTCTGGAATTCCAAAGAAGCTACTGTCGATAACACCGGACTCCGCGATGCTATTTAATGATGTCTTTACAGCTGTTAAATCTTGAGCGGCAGGCGTTTCCTGATTGGCCGGGGCAGTTTCGCCAGTGCCTCCTCCTTCACCACAACCTGCTAAAGTAAGACTCAGCAACATGCAAAATACAGTTAGTATTTTCATTACAAAACTCTTTCTAATCTCTAGTAACTCTTGTTTGTCTTCAAATTTGGGCAAAAACAATGAAAACAGCCCGGCAATATGTGTTGCCGGGCTGTTATTGATTACAGCCGTAAAACGATCAAGTCTTATTCAGTTACACTGACAGCAGCACCATCGGCGATTCCACCGAGTTGCTGCCACTTCAGTAAATCAATATTCTCCGAGATAAAGTGCACAGAACCATCTGCCATCAAAGCATGGGCGCCTCCCGTATGACGGCTGCGTGCTGCCTGGTTTGAGGCTGCATCTCCTCCTGCATGACCTCCATTCCCCGTACTACAGTCATCATTAGGTGAGTTTGGCGTATTCCAGGTATTAAACCAACATTCATCGGCACGCATCCAACGTGACCCACGATGAACATAAAAGGCACTTGCTGCCGCACAGGCGGTACCATGTGCATCCAGAGCCGCTTTTGTCGGGTATGTCGTATTGTTACCACCACTGAAAGGCACATTCCGTCTTACATCACCTGTCCTTTTGAAATTCCCACTACTGTTTGTTCCCACAATGCGTTCCGCCATGGCAACCACATTTGATGTTCCATCCAAAATGTCTGCTACTCGTGTGACGATCGAATAACGGGAAAAACCTTCTTGCGAACCGACACTCACGTTCCATCCCATGCAAGGACCTGCAGACATATAATAGTTCAAGGATCCTTCCCCATAGTTGGTATACCGCTGGTCCGAAGGGCAGCGAAATACACCAATACCTGCATTACGGTTATTTGTATTGGGTGCTTCTTCGCAGTTAAAGTTAAAGTCCATGGCGTTATAAATGGTGGCTTGGTCCATAAAAGGCAGCAACATTGTCTGCGTACTAAAACCAACCCAAGGTGTTGTGACGCCACTCCTTTGCCCGGATAGTGTTAATTGCCCAAAACAACGATGAGTTTCATGGTAGTTGTGTAATGCTAAGCCGAACTGCTTCAGGTTATTTTTACACGTTGAACGGCGTGCTGCCTCTCTCGCCTGCTGCACTGCAGGTAATAGTAGTGCAATTAAAATTGCAATGATGGCAATCACAACAAGCAATTCAATGAGCGTAAAGGCTCTTCTCCTGCGTAAAAGTTGCATTGAGACTCTCCTGATAAGTATTTAAATAAGGGTAAAAAGGGCACGTTAAACTACTGGCTTAGTAGAAAACGATACTATCTGTTGAGGGTGGAATTAAGAGGAAAACTTGGCAATAGACAGTAATTTCATAGTTATTCATACTAAGCAATCAATTTTATGATTTCTTAAAGAAAAAACAATGTTTTCATCTATCAAAAACATGATAAAACACCCTTTATTTAAGTAATTACACTTATTTAAACACCTTAATTTTAACAACTTACATTTAATCAGACTTGTAGACGTGTATATCTATAGAGACATATGAAGTGAGTGTTTGCAGTGGAATCAAACAGCTTATTTTTGTTTGAAAAGATCACTTTTTGAATCAGGTTCCAGAATAAGATTTGTAGCATTCACTTTAAGTGAATCACTTTTCTGCTGTATACCTGAAGGCCAATAAATGCTTATCCCATTGAGAGTTACTTTTTCGTCTATTCCCCAATGCAGACAATAATCGCTGGAAGAGAGATAACTACCACCTCCTTTGACTTGTCGTATGAGGTCTCCTTGACTTGTATGTAGCACCGCACGTGTGCCAACCGCATCGCGATTACTTTCTCTTCCAATGAAACGTACGGAAACCCACTGGCCTTTTGTCTTGGTCGTATTTTTAAGGATTGCCGGAGGATCGCTGAAATTTGAGATAGACACATCAAGATTACCATCGTCATTAAAGTCTGCCAAAGCTAATCCGCGACCAGTATGGGACTGTCCCAAATAAGAAGAATCGTCATATTCAATCTGAGCAAAACGTCCGTTTTGGTTTTCCAGATAAAGCGGCTTTTGTCGAAAGGGAGAATTCGTAGAAAAATATGCGACATGCCCATTTGCCACAATCAGGTCTTCGTCTCCATCCCAATCAAAATCGGCACACGCTGTCCCAAAACCTACAAATAAATCTCCTATCGAAGTCACTCCAGTATCATTACTGACGTGCAAAAATTGGGCATCGCCATCATTACGGTATAAAGCAAAGGCTTCTTTCTCATAGTTGGCAACCCATAAGTCAGTCAAGCCATCCTGATTATAATCCATGATGTCAACGCCCATGCTTCCATTGGGCGTGCCCCGATCATCAACGGCAGCACCATTGATGAAGCCAACCTCCTCAAATTTCCCCTGTCCGTTATTCAGATACAAAAAATTCTCGACCGTATCATTACAAACATAGATATCCAAATCGGTGTCATGGTCCAAATCTGCCAGAATTACACCAAGCCCTTTACCTTTTGGCAGTAAACCAACTTGTTCGCTGGCATCATAAAAAGTGCCATCACCTCGATTAAAAAAAACAAGATCTTTGACGCCCGTGAAGGAGTGAGGAGAGCAAACATCGGCAACACCAGGCGTCAGATCACACTCTGGATGATTTTGAAATGACCAGTCAGCATATTGAGTGAGGTAAAGATCCAACAAGCCATCTCCATTAAGGTCTCCCCAACCAGCGCTGGATCCCCAGAAACAGTCTCGCAAGCCAGCAGCGATAGAAATTTCTTCAAACGTGCCATCGCCTAAGTTCTTCCAGAAAATTGAACCTCCATAACCAGTCACAAGCAAATCCTGAAAACCATCATTGTCATAATCGCCGACCGCACAACCATTACTGTAAAATGCTGCGAGCCCGATGCCCGCGTTCTTTGTTATGTCAAAAAAACGAAACTCCCCAGTATGTCGTAACAAAATAGAGGGATAACCTTTGACAGTTTTGTTCTCAAATGTACCACCACCAGTATAAAAGAGATCAAGAAGTCCATCCCGATCATAGTCGAAAATTGCCGTACCCCCTCCAAGCGTTTCGAGAATTGCCAGTTCTCCCGCTTCTCGACCGTTACGGTAAGTGAACTCTAAATTCTGCTCAGGCCAAACATTGATAAATTCGGGCTGAATTCTCAATTCAGAATGTTTCTGTTGTGCCTGTTTTTTGATGTCCACCGTTTGTGGACGCTCAACCATGCCCGTCTCAGAATTACACCCGACTAACAAAACGCATAAACCGGATACCAAGAACGCCAGGACTACTCGTCGATTGAAACACGAATACTGATTGGTGAAACCCCTTGAATAACCATTTGATTTGATCATGTTTGTTTCCAGGTAGACTTCTATTTCTGGCCAGACAAGACTGGAGTCTTGGCAGGTGCCCTTTCAGAGATTCCCTTTTATCGCATCTGCTTTCTCACGATGCAGCTTCGCCAAACGTTGAAAGCTTTCGCCACGCGAAAGATTTTGTTCGTAATATCTGGCTAATTCAGAGTGAGCGCCCCGGTGGTTAGGCTGATAACGTACAACACTGTTAAGCCAAACAACCCCCTGCAGTTCGGAAACATATTTTAAGTAAGCTTTTCCAATTTGAAACCGCAGTTCCACATTATTGGGCTCTTGCAGCAATTGATCCAACAATTTCTGAATCTCTTCCAGAGCATCATTCGTTTCTTTGATCAACAGACTTAATTTCTTTGCTTCCTGTTTCCTTCCTAAGCGACTGTAAGCAATCACTAAAGAATTTTTCGCTCCCAGATCTCTGGGATTGGCCTTCGCTGCAGGCTCGAGCCACTTTAATGCAGCTTCATAATTTTTTTCAGCAAGTTCCAGATTCCCCATTTCCAGATGTGCTGAAGAGTAAGCAGAAGATTTATGATCCCCCATTGCCTGATAGTCTTTTTGCAATTCTTCGGGATCTTTTGAGATCACCTCTGTCAGAATATTTTTCGCTTCCTGATTCCGGTTTAATAATCGCAAGCAACGCGCCAATCCTACTTTGGCGGGTGCCTGATGTTCTGTGTTATCCAGCGTTATTTGATAGTACTTCATTGCAGCTTCAGTTTTTTTACGCGTTAACTGAATCCGGGCCAAACTGTATGCCGCTGGTGCATATCTGGCATTTTTACTGAGTGTTTTTTGAAACTCTTCTACTGCTTCCTGCAATGCACGGTTATGTTCGAAGATTTTCCCACGCATAAAATTGGGAAGCGGATCTTCTGGAAAATCGGCTTCCCAAAGATCCAAAATTTTTAGTGCATCATCAAACTGGTAGTTGAGAATGCAACTATTTACGTATGTCTCACAAATATCCTGAATATCCCCCTGCGGTTTAATGAGAAGTTCACTCAGGTGAATGCGTAAGTCAGCGTTATCTCCAATCTGTGCTTTTAACAACCATTGCTCCTGAAGATATTCCTCACTGGATCCAGCCAGTTGATAATAGTTTTTTAATTCTTGATATGCTTTTTCGACATCGTGTGATTTTCTGTATGAGCGTGCGAGCAGTATTCTGGTCCTTGGATTCTTCGCATTCAGAGTTTGCGCATAAGATAGCCATTGCTGTGCGCTGTCAGGATTCCGATCTTGCAAACAGAGCTCTGCACGGTGGTGAAAGAAATCAAGCCACAGTCCCCGCCCCCAGACAAAAGAACTCAATAAGACAACGAAAAAAATGATGACTGAGAGAACGATTTTTTTTCGCGCACCAGAGAGGGCTTTTTTATCTTTTGAGTCGCTAATATTGGTTGCCAATCGATCACCAGAAATACCATATCAAGAATAATACTGCTGTTTAAAGAGCTACTTTTCACTTCCGTAGAACGTAATTTTAGATGTCTAATCTGTACTTTTCCTGTCCAAATGAAGAAATCAATCATAAAATTACTAATTTATCATTAGTTAGTAGTGACTAACCTGTACTACGAATACGACTTGAACGATGTTGGTCAAAATTTCACAGGATCATGCTGTATTTTTAAATATTATTAAGAGTGGCTCTTTTGATGGTATTGTCATTTAGAAACTGGTAAGACTGATGGCAGTATCTAAAAGGTTCAATGTAAATCAGAATCGAAATTGTTTTTTAAGTCGATTTTCAATCAAGAAAGTGTTCATGAAATCTCTCGTTTTCTTCACTTGTATTCATCTTTTTACTTCCATGGTAGCTGCAGCAGAAATTGAGCGTATTTGGCTGACGCACAAAACGAATCAACCGAATAAAATTGTTGTGAACTGGTTAACAGATGAGCCTGGTGATTCGGTTGTGGTATATGGAATCTCTCCAGAGACAATGGAACGTGCTAAAG
This window encodes:
- a CDS encoding phosphoglycerate dehydrogenase, translating into MPRTICTAKMCEFGPHFEILQAGGFEVATVPSEVDLRKEPDRVVEQVESFDAILAGAEIYSREVLEQLPDLKVISRYGVGFDAVDLQAADDLGIAVTITPGVNHHSVAEQAFALLMGVARLTRSQDRAVRSGKWERALTPRVWGSTIGIVGLGRIGQAVATRAIGMGMKVLAYDPFPNQSFVAEHQIKLVDLNELLKQSDYVTLHLPVTSETIDIINKETLAKMKSGSVLINTARGGLVDEEALIEALQSGHLRAAGLDVFKKEPLPVESPLINLENVLLSCHIGGLDKESHRDAYAMAAQNIVKLYQGDWPEECVVNLKNTTGWQWPK
- a CDS encoding Gfo/Idh/MocA family protein: MSDSVNRRTFLGQTAAASAASFAAPALLSAANKAPSKKVTIGIMGMQRGLALAKTFGALDGVEIKYVCDTDDNRAANAAKTVEKATKKAPQPIADFRKILDDKAVDALIVAAPNHWHSPATILGCSAGKHVYVEKPCSHNPKEGEMMVEAARKNKRAVQMGSQRRSSESIMEGIQKVKEGVIGDVYLARAFYQSARGSIGTGKPASVPGYLNYDLWQGPAPRQKYMDNVVHYNWHWFWNYGNGELGNNGVHSLDVCRWGLDVDYPTRVVSSGGRYAYNDDQQTPDTHVVAYEFDGGKQITWQGTSCNRHKNEFVTFFGSKGTLIIGGSGGYRVLDAKDKEVEKVGGGQGMSEHAQNFIDAIRNNEPLSLNAEIEIGHKSTLLCHIGNIAHRTGRTMTCDPSNGHIQNDKAAMALWTRDYEPGWEPKV
- a CDS encoding DUF1559 domain-containing protein — translated: MQLLRRRRAFTLIELLVVIAIIAILIALLLPAVQQAREAARRSTCKNNLKQFGLALHNYHETHRCFGQLTLSGQRSGVTTPWVGFSTQTMLLPFMDQATIYNAMDFNFNCEEAPNTNNRNAGIGVFRCPSDQRYTNYGEGSLNYYMSAGPCMGWNVSVGSQEGFSRYSIVTRVADILDGTSNVVAMAERIVGTNSSGNFKRTGDVRRNVPFSGGNNTTYPTKAALDAHGTACAAASAFYVHRGSRWMRADECWFNTWNTPNSPNDDCSTGNGGHAGGDAASNQAARSRHTGGAHALMADGSVHFISENIDLLKWQQLGGIADGAAVSVTE
- a CDS encoding CRTAC1 family protein produces the protein MIKSNGYSRGFTNQYSCFNRRVVLAFLVSGLCVLLVGCNSETGMVERPQTVDIKKQAQQKHSELRIQPEFINVWPEQNLEFTYRNGREAGELAILETLGGGTAIFDYDRDGLLDLFYTGGGTFENKTVKGYPSILLRHTGEFRFFDITKNAGIGLAAFYSNGCAVGDYDNDGFQDLLVTGYGGSIFWKNLGDGTFEEISIAAGLRDCFWGSSAGWGDLNGDGLLDLYLTQYADWSFQNHPECDLTPGVADVCSPHSFTGVKDLVFFNRGDGTFYDASEQVGLLPKGKGLGVILADLDHDTDLDIYVCNDTVENFLYLNNGQGKFEEVGFINGAAVDDRGTPNGSMGVDIMDYNQDGLTDLWVANYEKEAFALYRNDGDAQFLHVSNDTGVTSIGDLFVGFGTACADFDWDGDEDLIVANGHVAYFSTNSPFRQKPLYLENQNGRFAQIEYDDSSYLGQSHTGRGLALADFNDDGNLDVSISNFSDPPAILKNTTKTKGQWVSVRFIGRESNRDAVGTRAVLHTSQGDLIRQVKGGGSYLSSSDYCLHWGIDEKVTLNGISIYWPSGIQQKSDSLKVNATNLILEPDSKSDLFKQK
- a CDS encoding tetratricopeptide repeat protein, with protein sequence MATNISDSKDKKALSGARKKIVLSVIIFFVVLLSSFVWGRGLWLDFFHHRAELCLQDRNPDSAQQWLSYAQTLNAKNPRTRILLARSYRKSHDVEKAYQELKNYYQLAGSSEEYLQEQWLLKAQIGDNADLRIHLSELLIKPQGDIQDICETYVNSCILNYQFDDALKILDLWEADFPEDPLPNFMRGKIFEHNRALQEAVEEFQKTLSKNARYAPAAYSLARIQLTRKKTEAAMKYYQITLDNTEHQAPAKVGLARCLRLLNRNQEAKNILTEVISKDPEELQKDYQAMGDHKSSAYSSAHLEMGNLELAEKNYEAALKWLEPAAKANPRDLGAKNSLVIAYSRLGRKQEAKKLSLLIKETNDALEEIQKLLDQLLQEPNNVELRFQIGKAYLKYVSELQGVVWLNSVVRYQPNHRGAHSELARYYEQNLSRGESFQRLAKLHREKADAIKGNL